The genomic region TCCGGTTGCCATCAAGATCGGCAAGAACGAAAGCCCGTTGGCCGTAATCCTTGTCTTTCAACGACTTGACGATACGCACGCCAGCCTTTTCGCAAAGCTCGTAGAGTGTGGTGACGTCATCAACAAACATATGAAAGACATTGACGGTGGTCGGAACGTGATCCCGATTTTGGCTGAGGTGTATCTCTGCGGCATCCTTCTTCAGAACCATGAAGCCCACAGGATTGCCGTTCTCGAAGACTTTCTCGAAGCCGAGAACTTCGGAGTAAAAAGTGTATGCCGCCTGGATGTCGCGAACCGCAAGGCCTGGGGCGACCCGGCCGAAGGTGATCGTATAAATAGAGGATGAACTCATCGCCTGCTCCTAACAATGAATAGCAGAGGCGGCGATGCGCATGCTTGATCAGGAGCGGTGTCCCTTCGAGTAAACTCGCACAGAATTCTGCGGAACGGAAGTCTGCCGATCAGGAGAAACGGGATCGTTCCGACGGGGTCCTCACCTCGATTTCTGTGGATGCCTCGAAAAATCAGGCTGCGAAAGCATGCGGAGAGATCGCTGGGGCAATCCATGTTATGTTTTGCTGCGGATCATTTCGGGGCGAACA from Rhizobium sp. BT03 harbors:
- a CDS encoding glyoxalase superfamily protein, with translation MSSSSIYTITFGRVAPGLAVRDIQAAYTFYSEVLGFEKVFENGNPVGFMVLKKDAAEIHLSQNRDHVPTTVNVFHMFVDDVTTLYELCEKAGVRIVKSLKDKDYGQRAFVLADLDGNRIDVGERN